CGATCGCCGCGCATTTGCAGATTGGCGTCACCGCCTGCCGCCGCCTGCGCGAGGAGGGACAGCGGCTCCACAGCCGCAAGCTGCGCGCCTTCAACGAGCCGCCGTTCCGCTGATCAGCGCGGCCCCAGCGCGTAATCGACGAACAGCGTCACCGATTGCTGCATCTCCCCGACTTCGACCGCCGGTGCGCTGACCGGCGGGGGCGGCGGAGGCGGCGGGGGTGCGCCGATGCGCGAGCCGGTGACGATGATCGGCTCGTACTGCGCGCTCTGCGAACGCTCGCTGATGCGGATCACGCGAACGACCTTCATGTCGAACGCCGCGGCGTAGGCCTCCGCCTCCGCCTTGGCTTCCGCCACTGCCGCCATGCGCGCCTTGGCAACGGCATCCTTGTCATCGGACAGGGAGAAGTTGGGACCTGAAACGTTGTTGGCCCCTGCATCGAACATGACCGTCAGCAGATCCGACGCCTTCTTCACGTCGCGGACTCGCACGGTCACGCTGTTGGTCGCCTGATAGCCAGTAATGGCAGGGGGCTGACCCTCGCTGCGGTTGTAGTTGTATTGCGGGTTGAGCGAGAGGTTCTGCGTCTGGATGTCGCGCGCCGCCACGCCCGCCTTGCGCAGCGCCGCGACCACCGTGTTCATCGCGTCGGCATTGGAGGACGCGGCCTCCCGCGATGTCGCCGCGAAGGTGACGACCCCGCCGCTCACGCTCGCCATATCGGGGGCCGCATAGGATTCCCCGGTGGCCTGCACCTGAAGCAATGTCTGTCCCGGAGCGAGCATTTCCGCGCTCTGCGCCGAAAGTCCGGCGGGAATCGCGAGAAGCAGCGAACTGGCGAGAAGGTGCATTTTCACGGTTGGAATCTCCCCTGAAAGCGGCGCATCCGACCGCTCAGGCAAAGCCTATCCACGTTTCGTGAACCCCCCAAGACAATTCAGCCGCGCCCCTTGGTCTTCGTCCTCCCGTCCCTGGCGTTCGCGACGACGAAATCAACGATCTGCCCGGCAATGTCCTTGCCCGTTGCGTTCTCGATTCCCTCCAGACCGGGCGAGGAATTAACCTCCATGATCACCGGTCCGTGGTTGGAGCGCAGCATGTCCACGCCGCACACGTTCAGGCCCATGCGCTTCGCCGCACGCACCGCGGTGCTGCGTTCCTCGGGCGTAATCTTGATGAGCTGCGCACTGCCGCCGCGATGGAGATTGCTGCGGAAATCGTCCGCCGCGCCGGTGCGCTTCATCGCCGCGACGACCTTGCCCCCGATCACCAGCGCGCGGATGTCCGTCCCACCGGCTTCCTTGATGAATTCCTGCACCAGGATGGAGACATTGGCCCCGCGAAAAGCCTCGATCACCGACTTGGCGCTGGACATCGTCTCCGCCAGCACCACGCCGATACCCTGCGTCCCCTCCAGCAACTTGATCACTACCGGCGGTCCGTTGACGGAGCGGATGATCTCCTCCGCCTGCTTGGGATCGTGGGCGAAGGCGGTCAGGGGCAGGCCCAGCCCATGCTTCGCCAGGATCTGCATGGAGCGCAGCTTGTCGCGGCTGCGCCCGATGGCGACGCTCTCGTTCAGCGGCCAACAGCCGCGCATCTCGAACTGGCGCAGGATCGCCATGCCGTAGCTGGTAATAGAGGCTCCGATTCGCGGAATAATCGCCTCGTAACCCTCGCACGGCTCGCCATTGTACCACACCTGCGGGCGATGGCTGGCGATGTGAACCGTGCAGCGCAGGGTGTTGAGAATGTGCATCTCGTGCCCCCGCGCCTCCGCCGCCTCGACCAGCCGCCGATGCGAATAAAGGTTCGGATTGCGGGCGAGCATCGCGATTTTCATCGGCAGGCGTCCGTCATGGCTTGTGTCCCGAAACGGGGTTGCGACCCGGCGTCTGCAACCAGGAATGACCGCTATCAACGGCGAAACGACGCCGTAGTGCCGAGCGGCCGATCAACATTGGAAATTTCATGTCCGAGCGGTCCGCCAGGCTGATCTCGGCCCGAAACGTGTACTCGCCCACTTCCATCAGGGTCTTCACCACCAGGCGCCGCTGGGTTTCCCCGTTGGAGCTGGTGATGCCGCGCCAGCCAACCTGCACCGCCTCGCACACCTGGCGTACCTTCTGCTCGTGATAATCGACCGCGAAGCGCACCAGATGCTGACCGTCCCGCTCATAGTCCTCCAGCACCGTGGCGTGAAGGGACGATGTGCGCGCGCCGGTGTCAATCTTGGCGGGAATGGCGGACAGGCCCAGCTCCGGCAGCGCGATCACCTCGCGCCAGCCGATGATCGGCAGCGGGTCAGACTTCGCCATGCGCCCCCCGCAATCGCGCGCGGGTCACCATCCGCTCTTCATGCCCTTGTTCTGCTCGTCGAGCCATTTCTTGAGCGGGGCGAAATACTCCATCATCGCCTTGCCGCTCATCTGCCGGCTGCCGGTAAAGGTTTCCAGAGCATCGGGCCAGGGCTTGGACGCGCCCATTTCCAGCATCGCGTTCAGCCGGTCCCCGACCTGCTTGTTACCGTAGAAGGAACAGCGGTGCAGCGGCCCCTTCCAGCCCGCCTGATCGCACGCCGCCTTGTAGAACTGGAACTGCAGGATCCGCGCGAGGAAATAGCGCATGTAGGGCGTGTTCGCCGGGATGTGGTATTTGGCACCTGGGTCGAAGGCATCGGCGGGGCGCTCCACCGGCGGGGCGACGCCCTGATATTCCTGCTTCAGGTCGACCCATGCCTGATTGTAGTTTGCCGGGGTAATCGATCCGTCGAAAACGCCCCAGCGCCATTTGTCGACCAGCAGGCCGAAGGGGAGGAACGCGACCTTGTCCATCGCCTGGCGCAGCAGCAGGCCGATATCCTTGTCCGCGCTCGGCACGTCCTTGCGATCGAGCAGCCCGATCTGGACGAGATATTCGGGCGTGATCGACAGGGCGACGAAATCGCCGATCGCCTCGTGGAAGCCGTCATTCGCGCCGTTGAGATAGAGATAGGGTTGGTCGCTATAGGCACGCTGGTAGTAGTTGTGGCCCAGTTCGTGGTGGATCGTGACGAAATCGTCCGCATTCACCTTGATGCACATCTTGATGCGGATATCGTCCTTGTTGTCGACGTCCCATGCACTCGCATGGCACACGACCTCGCGGTCGGCCGGCTTGGTGAACAGGCTGCGCTGCCAGAACGTCTCCGGCAGCTTCTCGAAACCGAGCGAGGAATAGAAGTTCTCGCCGATATGCACCATGTCGAGCGGGCCCTTGCCCTTCTCCTGCAGCAGGTCGCCGATGTCGTAGCCCAGATCGCCCGATCCCGCGGGCGCGACCAGGGGATAGATGTTGCCCCACTCCTGCGCCCACATATTGCCGAGCAGGTCGGCGCGGATCGGGCCGGTCTTCGGCTGCACCGCATCGCCGTATTTCGCGTTCAGTCGCCCCCGGACATAGGTGTGGAGCGCCATGTAGAGCGGCTTCACCTCTTGCCACAGCCGCTCGGTCTCGGCAGTGAAATCGTCAGCCGGCATGTCGTAGCCCGAACGCCACATCGCGCCCACATCGCTGAAGCCGAGCTCTTTCGCGCCCTGGTTCGCGATCTCTACCATGCGGGCGTAATCGCCCTTCATCGGCGCGCCGACATTGTCGTGCCAGCTGGTCCACATCTCCTCGAACTCGTCTGGCGTGTGCTCGAGATTGCCCATCTCCGCCTCGATATCGGAGCCGGAGATCGGCTTCCCGTTCAGCGTGCCCTTACCCTTGCCGTATTGCGATTGCAGGCCGGTCGCGATTTCGGCCAGCTCGGTGGCGGCCCCCGGAGTAGTCGGCGCGGGCAGGACGATGCCGTTGCGCAGGATATCGAGCTTGCGCTTCACATCGGGATCGAGCCCGGGGACCTCGGCATATTCCGCCGCTTCCAACGCGTAGGTCACCGATTTCTCGGTCCCCTCGGCCCCGCTCTTGGCTGCCAGCGCGTCGGTATCGTCGGTGATGTAGGTCGCGTTAACCCACTGGGTGCGCGCCGCGTCGACGGAGAAGTCGAACAGGTCCTTCTCGACCGCGGCGACCCACGCCTTCGCCCCTTCCGGCGTCATGGGATAATCGGCGGCCACTTCGCTGGCTGCATCTTCCAAGGGCGTCTGGTCCTGCGCCATGGCGGGTGTGGACAGGGCGATGGCGATGGCGGACAGGGCGACGGGCGCGAATTTCATGGATTCCCCTCTCGAAAACCGGTTGCGGTTGAGACGGGTTTGCCCGCGCCGCGCGGCTTAATCAAGCGGTCAGCCACTCCGCCATGCGCTGGCCCAGCTCCGGCTTCGTCACGCTGGACATATGCGTGCCGGGCACCTCGACATAGGTCGCGTCGGGCAGCAGCGCGGCGAGCTCCTCGGCCGAGCCGTTGTCGCGATCCTCGTCGCCGCACACGACCAGCGTGGGCATCGTGACCCGGTCGAGATCGCCGAGCTCCATGTCGGGCAGCGTGCCCAGCAGCAGCCGCGCCGCGACCCGGTCGACCCCTTGCGATTTCAGGAACTGGCGGGAGAAATACGCCGGATCGTCGCGCCCGATGGTGTCGAATTCGTCGATCACGCGGCGGAAGAAGGCGGAGCGCGTGCTCCATTCGCCCAGCCCCGCGGTGCCCATCCCGCCGACGATCAGCCGTTGCGGCTCCAGCAGTCCCTGGACCACCCCGTGCAAGGATGTGCGCGCGCCGAGCGAGAAGCCACCGAGCACGTAATCGTCCCAGCCCAGATGCGCGAGCGCGGCCACCGTGTCGCGGACCAGCACGTTCTCCGGGTAGGCCGCCTCGTCATGCGGTGCGGCGCTCTCACCATGCACGCGGAAATCGAGCATCGCGACCGCGAATCCCGCATCGGCGAGCCGCTGCGCGTGGCCCCACTTGATCCAGTTCATCTGCGCGCTGGAGAACAGGCCATGCAACAGCAACAGCGGCGCGCCCTCGCCCACACGATGCAGCGCGAGTTCGACCCCGTCGAAGCTGGCGAAACGTTCGGTCGTAGCGTCGTTGCTCACCGGGCGAAGCAGTTCGTGCCGGCGTAGAGCCCGGTGACACGCTTCGCGCCGCCCGCCTGGCGGAAGAAGCCGCCGATGTCGCCCGCTGCCGCGAACTCGCCATCGAGGGTGGAGCCTTCCACCGGCTTCGCGTCGATCCGCGCCGCCGCATCCTGCGCGGGTGTGCCGATGCCGACACCCTGCGCCGTCCGGATGGTGGGGGAGGAATTTCCGTCCTGCACCAGCCAGCCGACCAGCTTGCCGTCCTGGAAATTGAGGTGGAGATCACCGGGATAGATGGTGAATTGCACCGGCCCCGCGCCGCACTCGGCGTTATCGCCGCGCTCCGTCGGCTCACCCAGCGCGCTGGTCACGCCCGCTTCCACCTCGCTGCGGCCCGCGCCGAAATAGAAGCTCTCCGCGCCAGCCGCCAGCCCGTCGCCGCGCAACGTTACCGCATCGGCCTCGGGCGCTTCGCCGGTATCGGTCTGCGCCGCGCCGCTCTCCTTCGCCGAGGGATCGTCGGATGGTTGGCACGCGGCCAGAGCGAGGCCAAGGGCTGCTACGGTTGCCATGGCGATGCGCATGCGTCCTACCCCTTCTTCAGGTGCCGCCGACCGAGCAGCTCGGCGATCTGTACCGCGTTCAGAGCCGCGCCCTTGCGCAGATTGTCGGACACGCACCACAATGTCAGCCCGTTCTCCACCGTCGGGTCCTCGCGAACGCGGCTGATATAGGTCGCACCGTCGCCCGCGCTTTCGACCGGCGTGACGTATCCGCCGTCCTCGCGCTTGTCGACCAGCATGCAGCCCGGGGCCTCGCGCAGGATGTCCATCGCCTGGTCGGCGGTCAGCTCGTTCTCGAATTCGATATTGATCGCTTCCGAATGGCCGACGAACACCGGCACGCGCACGCA
Above is a genomic segment from Erythrobacter sp. 3-20A1M containing:
- a CDS encoding alpha/beta fold hydrolase, producing the protein MSNDATTERFASFDGVELALHRVGEGAPLLLLHGLFSSAQMNWIKWGHAQRLADAGFAVAMLDFRVHGESAAPHDEAAYPENVLVRDTVAALAHLGWDDYVLGGFSLGARTSLHGVVQGLLEPQRLIVGGMGTAGLGEWSTRSAFFRRVIDEFDTIGRDDPAYFSRQFLKSQGVDRVAARLLLGTLPDMELGDLDRVTMPTLVVCGDEDRDNGSAEELAALLPDATYVEVPGTHMSSVTKPELGQRMAEWLTA
- a CDS encoding aspartate-semialdehyde dehydrogenase is translated as MATVAALGLALAACQPSDDPSAKESGAAQTDTGEAPEADAVTLRGDGLAAGAESFYFGAGRSEVEAGVTSALGEPTERGDNAECGAGPVQFTIYPGDLHLNFQDGKLVGWLVQDGNSSPTIRTAQGVGIGTPAQDAAARIDAKPVEGSTLDGEFAAAGDIGGFFRQAGGAKRVTGLYAGTNCFAR
- the rimK gene encoding 30S ribosomal protein S6--L-glutamate ligase, encoding MKIAMLARNPNLYSHRRLVEAAEARGHEMHILNTLRCTVHIASHRPQVWYNGEPCEGYEAIIPRIGASITSYGMAILRQFEMRGCWPLNESVAIGRSRDKLRSMQILAKHGLGLPLTAFAHDPKQAEEIIRSVNGPPVVIKLLEGTQGIGVVLAETMSSAKSVIEAFRGANVSILVQEFIKEAGGTDIRALVIGGKVVAAMKRTGAADDFRSNLHRGGSAQLIKITPEERSTAVRAAKRMGLNVCGVDMLRSNHGPVIMEVNSSPGLEGIENATGKDIAGQIVDFVVANARDGRTKTKGRG
- a CDS encoding M2 family metallopeptidase, with product MKFAPVALSAIAIALSTPAMAQDQTPLEDAASEVAADYPMTPEGAKAWVAAVEKDLFDFSVDAARTQWVNATYITDDTDALAAKSGAEGTEKSVTYALEAAEYAEVPGLDPDVKRKLDILRNGIVLPAPTTPGAATELAEIATGLQSQYGKGKGTLNGKPISGSDIEAEMGNLEHTPDEFEEMWTSWHDNVGAPMKGDYARMVEIANQGAKELGFSDVGAMWRSGYDMPADDFTAETERLWQEVKPLYMALHTYVRGRLNAKYGDAVQPKTGPIRADLLGNMWAQEWGNIYPLVAPAGSGDLGYDIGDLLQEKGKGPLDMVHIGENFYSSLGFEKLPETFWQRSLFTKPADREVVCHASAWDVDNKDDIRIKMCIKVNADDFVTIHHELGHNYYQRAYSDQPYLYLNGANDGFHEAIGDFVALSITPEYLVQIGLLDRKDVPSADKDIGLLLRQAMDKVAFLPFGLLVDKWRWGVFDGSITPANYNQAWVDLKQEYQGVAPPVERPADAFDPGAKYHIPANTPYMRYFLARILQFQFYKAACDQAGWKGPLHRCSFYGNKQVGDRLNAMLEMGASKPWPDALETFTGSRQMSGKAMMEYFAPLKKWLDEQNKGMKSGW
- a CDS encoding RimK/LysX family protein, with translation MAKSDPLPIIGWREVIALPELGLSAIPAKIDTGARTSSLHATVLEDYERDGQHLVRFAVDYHEQKVRQVCEAVQVGWRGITSSNGETQRRLVVKTLMEVGEYTFRAEISLADRSDMKFPMLIGRSALRRRFAVDSGHSWLQTPGRNPVSGHKP
- a CDS encoding SIMPL domain-containing protein: MHLLASSLLLAIPAGLSAQSAEMLAPGQTLLQVQATGESYAAPDMASVSGGVVTFAATSREAASSNADAMNTVVAALRKAGVAARDIQTQNLSLNPQYNYNRSEGQPPAITGYQATNSVTVRVRDVKKASDLLTVMFDAGANNVSGPNFSLSDDKDAVAKARMAAVAEAKAEAEAYAAAFDMKVVRVIRISERSQSAQYEPIIVTGSRIGAPPPPPPPPPVSAPAVEVGEMQQSVTLFVDYALGPR